One Nitrospirota bacterium DNA segment encodes these proteins:
- the rplA gene encoding 50S ribosomal protein L1, which translates to MGKNLVAAEEKIASSKEYPLEEAVELVKGTSFARFDETVELHVNLGVDPRKSDQMVRGTVLLPHGTGKPVRVLVFAKGEKEKEGQEAGADHVGGEDLVERIKGGWLEFDKAVATPDMMGTVGKIGKILGPRGLMPNPKLGTVTFDVAKAVKELKAGKVEYKVDKGGIVHMPVGRISFSREALVENAQTALSSIVRAKPASSKGKYIKKATIASTMGPGVQVDASRLQAK; encoded by the coding sequence ATGGGGAAGAACCTTGTAGCGGCGGAAGAGAAGATAGCCTCCTCGAAGGAGTACCCCCTGGAGGAGGCGGTGGAGCTGGTGAAGGGGACGTCCTTCGCCAGGTTCGACGAGACCGTGGAGCTTCACGTGAACCTGGGGGTGGACCCCCGGAAGTCCGACCAGATGGTGCGGGGCACGGTGCTCCTGCCCCACGGGACGGGCAAGCCCGTGCGGGTGCTGGTCTTCGCCAAGGGGGAGAAGGAGAAGGAGGGCCAGGAGGCCGGAGCCGACCACGTGGGCGGCGAGGACCTGGTGGAGAGGATAAAGGGCGGATGGCTTGAGTTCGACAAGGCCGTGGCCACCCCCGACATGATGGGCACCGTGGGCAAGATAGGCAAGATACTGGGCCCCCGGGGGCTGATGCCCAACCCCAAGCTGGGCACCGTGACCTTCGACGTGGCCAAGGCCGTCAAGGAGCTGAAGGCCGGCAAGGTGGAGTACAAGGTGGACAAGGGCGGCATCGTGCACATGCCGGTGGGCCGGATTTCCTTCTCCCGGGAGGCCCTGGTGGAAAACGCCCAGACGGCGCTGAGCTCCATCGTGAGGGCCAAGCCGGCCTCGAGCAAGGGGAAATACATCAAGAAAGCGACCATCGCCAGCACCATGGGCCCCGGGGTGCAGGTGGACGCCTCGCGGCTTCAGGCCAAGTAG
- the rplJ gene encoding 50S ribosomal protein L10, with amino-acid sequence MKSKAEKEQLVEALKEKFARAAGVVLTEYKGLTVEQMTDLRGALREADVEYRVVKNTLARIASDGTSLEHVRENFTGPVGVALTYGDVALMTKSVLEYAKKNGTFKVTCGVIEGRPVSEAELQQIAALPPREVLLGVMAGTFQAPAAKLARLLEATVVRLGYALGALKEQKSAG; translated from the coding sequence CTGAAAAGCAAAGCGGAAAAAGAGCAGCTGGTGGAGGCCCTGAAGGAGAAGTTCGCCCGGGCCGCCGGGGTGGTGCTCACCGAGTACAAGGGCCTGACGGTGGAGCAGATGACCGACCTCAGGGGCGCCCTGAGGGAGGCCGACGTGGAGTACCGCGTGGTCAAGAACACGCTGGCCCGCATCGCCTCGGACGGCACCTCGCTGGAGCACGTCAGGGAGAACTTCACCGGGCCGGTGGGCGTGGCCCTCACCTACGGGGACGTGGCCCTGATGACCAAGAGCGTGCTGGAGTACGCCAAGAAGAACGGCACCTTCAAGGTCACCTGCGGCGTCATCGAGGGCAGGCCCGTCAGCGAGGCCGAGCTCCAGCAGATTGCCGCGCTGCCGCCCCGGGAGGTTCTCCTGGGGGTGATGGCCGGCACGTTCCAGGCCCCCGCGGCCAAACTGGCGCGGCTTCTCGAGGCCACGGTGGTGCGGCTGGGGTATGCGCTCGGCGCTTTGAAGGAACAG